TGGCttatgcttgtaatcctagcactgctGAGGCCAAGACTGGTGGATTGCTGTTTGTGGCTTCAAATTTACTATGTtccttaggctggccttgaactcctgatctggTTGCTTagtctcttaagtgctgggatcataggcatatACTAGCAGGcttggaagaaaattaaatttgattATGGTATAAATGAGGAGTAAAAGGAGACATGACTAGTTAGGAATCAGTTTGGTATATAAGCATGGTGGCAGTAAGCAACAGGAAGGAaccattaataataattattaataattatcttagttagatttctattgctgtgacaggagACTAAGCAAATGCAACTTACAGgaggaaataatttatttagcttacagcTTGAAGTCCGCCATCAaggaaagctaaggcaggaactcaaggtaggaacttggagacaaagacctgaagcagagaccatggaggagtgctgcatACTGGCTCGTTCAGTTACTTTCCTTTTGCCACCCAGGACCACTTATTCAAGGGTGGTGTGGCCtgcagtgggctaggccctcatCTACTAATTAGCAATCAGGAAAATATCCCACAGATGTGTTCACCAGCCAATAGGATAAAACCAACTCTTCAACAGAGGTCCCCTTCTCTCaggtgtgtcaagctgacaaccaaaaTTAACTATCAAAATGAGTCAGGATTTTCAAGTTCAGCTACTTGGGAATATTGATGCCACGGACAAGCAAATCCCACAGAGTTTGGATGGGCCTGACAAAGGGTGAAGACAGTGAAAACGGGAATGTGGTTAGccttgttttatcttattttccttCCAAGCTTCTGGTATGTGCTTGCTAAGATGTAGCTGCATTAGTGTTTGTCTCTGCCTTACACAAAGCATCTTCTCCTCTCAGGAAGTCGTCAGAGATGGTAAAAGTCAAGTGCCCATTTATTTCTACAATAGTCTACAATGAAAAGATTATGATAGGAATTTTCTTCCAATTTTAATTAAACTCAGTTTGGTTTAAACCATTATCATTGTTGAGCATTTGTCCCATGGGAAGCAGTAGTTAAGAACATGGCagttatgatgatgatgatgatgatgatgatgatgatgatgatgagtgtgtgtgtggtccctgAGTCGCTGGCTACTTATCTCCACCCACATTCCCTCTACCTGCTGTTAGCCTCTTCAGGGCAGACTTTACTTCCTGGTTTCTCAGGGTGTAGATGAGGGGATTCAGTAATGGAGTGACAACAGTGTAAAATACAGCAACTGCTCCATCGAAGGGACTCTTGGATCCTGCCCGAAGGTAGATGAAAATACAGGGGACATAGTAGACTGTGACCACAGTGAGATGGGAGCCACAGGTGGAGAAGGCACGCCTCCTGCCATCAGCAGTGCGTATCTTCAGGATGGCATGAACTATGTTGGCGTAGGAGAGCAGAATCAGCATGAAGCAACTGGCAGCCACTACCCCAATGTCCACAAAGGTCACCAGTTCATTGATAGTCGTATCGGCACAGGCCAGTCTCAGCACTGCGGGAATGTCACAGATAAAATAATCTATTTGGTTGGGCCCACAGTAGGGCAATCTGAAGGTCAGAGTGGCTTGAATAGACCCATGGATGGAGCCAGCCACCCAAGCTCCAGCCACTAGGATTGTGCACAACTTCCCATTCATGAGCACAGGGTATCGAAGAGGCTTGCATATTGCCAGGTACCTGTCATAGGCCATCAAAGTGTAGAGGAAGCACTGGGTGCTGCCTAGGAAGTGGAAAAAATATAGTTGAGCTACACAACCACCAAATGCGATAGCCTTGCTGGCGGGAGTGAAGTTTAAAATAAGTCGAGGAACAATGACTGAGGAGAGCCACATGTCCAGGAAGGAGAGCACACCCAGAAGAATGTACATGGGGCGGGCATGCAGCTTGGGGTCAGCCCACACAGTGAGCAGGATGAGCAGGTTCCCCAGCTGGGTCAGGATGTAAATGAGGAAGAAGACCAGGAAGAGGAAGGTTCTTAGATTTGGGGGGTGAGCCAAGCCCAGGAGAAGGAAATCTGTCACCACAGTGTCCAGCgatgtgtttctgtttcttctcatgtCTTAGTCTGTTAAGATGAACCATGAAGTTAGACAAGGGAa
The sequence above is drawn from the Mus pahari chromosome 8, PAHARI_EIJ_v1.1, whole genome shotgun sequence genome and encodes:
- the LOC110325788 gene encoding olfactory receptor 10G2, with amino-acid sequence MRRNRNTSLDTVVTDFLLLGLAHPPNLRTFLFLVFFLIYILTQLGNLLILLTVWADPKLHARPMYILLGVLSFLDMWLSSVIVPRLILNFTPASKAIAFGGCVAQLYFFHFLGSTQCFLYTLMAYDRYLAICKPLRYPVLMNGKLCTILVAGAWVAGSIHGSIQATLTFRLPYCGPNQIDYFICDIPAVLRLACADTTINELVTFVDIGVVAASCFMLILLSYANIVHAILKIRTADGRRRAFSTCGSHLTVVTVYYVPCIFIYLRAGSKSPFDGAVAVFYTVVTPLLNPLIYTLRNQEVKSALKRLTAGRGNVGGDK